CGAGCTGATCGGTCGGCGGGTCGAGGAGATGGCGGCCGCCGGCATCACCGTCGCGGCGTCGTTGACGCCGCAGAAGGTCAACGAGTGGCACTCACTCGCCCTCGACGCGGGCCTCGACATCCTGGTGATCCAGGGCACCGTGGTGTCCGCTGAGCACGTGTCGACGCGCAGCGAGCCGCTGAACCTCAAGGAGTTCATCGCCCGCTACGACATCCCCGTGATCGTCGGCGGCTGCGCCTCGTACTCCTCCGCCCTCCACCTGATGCGCACCGGTGCGGCCGGCATCCTCGTCGGAGTCGGACCGGGCAACGCCTGCACGACCCGTGGGGTGCTCGGCCTCGGTGTTCCCCAGGCGACCGCCATCGCCGATGCGGCCGGCGCACGCAGCCGCCACCTGGAGGAGACCGGCCGGTACGTCCAGATCATCGCCGACGGCGGGATGCGCACCGGCGGCGACATCGCCAAGGCCATCGCCTGCGGCGCCGACGCCGTGATGCTCGGCTCACCCCTCGCCCGTGCCAGCGAGGCCCCCGGCAAGGGGACCCACTGGGGCATGGCGACGTTCCACCCGACCCTGCCCCGCGGCGCCCGCGTCCGGGTGGATCAGATCGGGTCGCTCGAGGAGATCCTCGTCGGTCCGGCCAACGAGAACGACGGCACACGCAACCTCTTCGGCGCGCTTGCCACGTCCATGGCGACCTGCGGCTACCAGACCATCAAGGAGTTCCAGCGTGCCGAGGTC
The nucleotide sequence above comes from Euzebya pacifica. Encoded proteins:
- a CDS encoding GuaB3 family IMP dehydrogenase-related protein, which translates into the protein MAEIEIGIGKSGRQAYGLDDIAIVPSRRTRDPEDVDVSWQIDAYTFDLPVLASAMDGVSSPATCIEMGKLGGLGVLNLEGLWTRYEDPEPLLQEIAGLDQEVATARMQEIYKQPVQPELIGRRVEEMAAAGITVAASLTPQKVNEWHSLALDAGLDILVIQGTVVSAEHVSTRSEPLNLKEFIARYDIPVIVGGCASYSSALHLMRTGAAGILVGVGPGNACTTRGVLGLGVPQATAIADAAGARSRHLEETGRYVQIIADGGMRTGGDIAKAIACGADAVMLGSPLARASEAPGKGTHWGMATFHPTLPRGARVRVDQIGSLEEILVGPANENDGTRNLFGALATSMATCGYQTIKEFQRAEVMVAPSLQTEGKTYQREQGVGMG